Proteins found in one Prochlorococcus marinus XMU1405 genomic segment:
- the gatA gene encoding Asp-tRNA(Asn)/Glu-tRNA(Gln) amidotransferase subunit GatA: MNFNSLRNEITSNNVSVKEFVSDIFAKIDQKDPEINSYICITKDNAIEQAENIDKLIQNKEKLPPLAGIPIAIKDNICTKGVATTCASKMLKSFVAPYESTASSKLWSSGGICLGKTNLDEFAMGSSTETSVFGVTSNPWDTNRVPGGSSGGSAASVAAGLCAAAIGSDTGGSIRQPASFCGVVGLKPTYGRVSRWGLVAFASSLDQIGPITNTVSDAAEILYSISGKDPLDSTCLDKPVPNYLTDLNKSIKGLKIGIIKECFNHPGLNPEVKESVISGVDRFQALGAEISEVECPRFNDGIATYYVIAPSEASANLARYDGVKYGYRSNEGTNLIDMTSKSRAEGFGDEVQRRILIGTYALSAGYSDAYYKKAQKVRTLIRKDFDNAFKKVDVLLTPTCPTTAFLKGDFVNDPLSMYLSDLLTVPANLAGLPAISIPCGFDTRGLPIGMQLIGNVLEEDRILNAANIFEIDAQVIKNRPLF, translated from the coding sequence ATGAATTTTAATTCTTTAAGAAATGAAATTACCAGTAATAACGTTTCTGTTAAGGAATTTGTTAGTGATATCTTTGCAAAAATCGATCAAAAAGATCCTGAAATTAATTCATATATTTGTATTACAAAAGATAATGCTATTGAGCAAGCAGAGAATATTGATAAATTAATTCAAAATAAAGAAAAACTGCCTCCTCTCGCGGGGATCCCAATAGCAATAAAGGATAATATTTGCACCAAAGGAGTTGCAACAACTTGTGCAAGTAAAATGCTCAAAAGCTTTGTTGCGCCTTATGAATCCACCGCTTCGAGCAAATTATGGTCTTCAGGGGGAATTTGTTTAGGAAAAACAAATTTAGATGAATTTGCAATGGGGAGTTCAACCGAAACTTCTGTATTTGGTGTTACTTCAAATCCTTGGGATACTAATAGAGTTCCCGGAGGAAGTTCTGGAGGTAGTGCAGCCTCTGTAGCTGCTGGATTATGTGCAGCCGCTATAGGTTCTGATACTGGAGGATCAATAAGACAACCAGCTTCTTTTTGTGGCGTCGTAGGTCTTAAACCTACTTATGGCAGAGTTAGTAGATGGGGGCTTGTAGCATTTGCTAGCTCTCTTGATCAAATTGGCCCAATTACAAATACTGTCTCAGATGCTGCTGAAATTCTTTATTCAATATCTGGTAAAGATCCCTTAGATTCAACATGTCTTGATAAGCCAGTCCCAAATTATTTGACTGACTTAAATAAATCTATAAAGGGTTTAAAAATTGGAATCATTAAAGAATGTTTTAATCACCCAGGACTTAATCCAGAAGTTAAGGAATCTGTTATTTCTGGAGTTGATAGATTCCAAGCTTTAGGGGCTGAAATTAGTGAAGTTGAATGTCCTAGATTTAATGATGGAATTGCGACATATTATGTTATTGCACCATCTGAAGCCTCCGCAAATTTAGCTAGATATGATGGAGTTAAATATGGCTACAGATCGAATGAAGGTACAAATCTTATAGATATGACTTCAAAAAGTAGAGCTGAAGGTTTTGGAGATGAGGTACAAAGAAGAATTTTGATAGGTACTTATGCATTGTCAGCTGGATACAGTGATGCGTATTACAAGAAGGCACAAAAAGTTAGGACACTTATAAGAAAAGATTTTGATAATGCTTTTAAGAAAGTAGATGTTTTATTAACTCCAACTTGCCCAACCACAGCTTTTTTGAAGGGAGATTTTGTAAATGATCCACTCTCAATGTATTTGTCTGACTTATTAACTGTTCCTGCTAATTTAGCAGGCCTCCCAGCAATTAGTATTCCTTGTGGTTTTGATACTAGAGGATTACCTATTGGAATGCAATTAATAGGCAATGTATTAGAAGAAGATAGAATATTGAATGCCGCAAATATCTTTGAAATTGATGCTCAGGTAATTAAGAACAGACCTTTATTTTAA
- a CDS encoding DUF3288 family protein, which yields MGNEQTHPLHETDKNIIDSLITKKTPEDLDYINLARLINRYTNFPGEIEIKNDIEKILKFWKITKNELFSKTKNIWSKSFRPSNTNKDLVGSGFDTSN from the coding sequence ATGGGTAACGAGCAAACTCATCCATTACATGAAACAGACAAGAACATTATAGATTCCCTTATCACAAAAAAAACTCCAGAAGATCTTGACTATATAAATTTAGCTAGATTAATAAATCGTTATACAAATTTCCCGGGAGAAATTGAAATAAAAAATGATATTGAAAAGATTTTAAAATTTTGGAAAATCACTAAAAATGAACTTTTTTCAAAAACAAAAAATATTTGGTCAAAGAGCTTCAGGCCTTCTAACACAAATAAAGATTTGGTAGGCTCAGGTTTTGATACCTCAAATTAA
- a CDS encoding ribonuclease III domain-containing protein: protein MNYWIQNLVPYGSPEDIGVIQLAWLGDSVWELHQRLKHVHFPLKSKDLHLSVVNEVKAKSQSKSLSQIEHLLNSNEIDLIRRARNKTKRYPKSSDPTIYSRATGFETLIGWLFLKDPQRLSTLFEYLELKMN from the coding sequence TTGAATTATTGGATTCAAAACTTGGTTCCATATGGATCACCAGAGGATATAGGTGTTATTCAACTTGCTTGGCTTGGAGATTCTGTATGGGAGCTTCACCAAAGACTAAAACATGTTCATTTCCCTTTAAAATCTAAAGATCTCCATTTATCTGTAGTAAACGAGGTAAAAGCAAAATCTCAATCAAAATCATTAAGTCAAATTGAACATTTATTAAATTCAAACGAAATAGATCTAATTAGGCGTGCTAGAAATAAAACAAAGAGATATCCAAAATCTTCAGACCCCACCATATACTCTAGAGCAACTGGTTTTGAAACTCTTATTGGCTGGCTATTTTTAAAAGATCCTCAAAGATTATCAACACTTTTTGAATATTTAGAATTAAAAATGAATTGA
- the trpD gene encoding anthranilate phosphoribosyltransferase — MYSNLSNAEILNNLLEGRNLDDLTSRSLMQRWLNGEISDVETGAFLSALRAKCSTGVELSSMAEELLNVCKLPIARPNLYLVDTCGTGGDGANTFNISTAVAFVAASCGVKIAKHGNKSASGKVGSADVLSNLGLNLNCSLEKVINAVSEIGITFLFAPVWHKSLIKLAPLRKTLGIRTIFNQLGPLVNPLRPNAQVLGVASEDLLKPMGSALLNMGMNRAIVVHGSGGLDEASLQGVNKLVFVENGELKFSEINITDFNHENIANDKLVVSDLQSSEEILKSVLNGSGQKSHIDVVALNVALVLWAAGIEDDLNEGFNKALFSINKGDPWKKFLLLKNYLSAN, encoded by the coding sequence ATGTACTCGAATCTATCAAATGCTGAAATCCTAAATAATTTATTAGAGGGAAGGAACCTTGATGATTTAACTTCTAGATCTTTAATGCAGAGATGGCTTAATGGTGAAATTTCAGATGTCGAAACAGGAGCTTTTTTGAGTGCTTTGAGAGCTAAGTGCTCTACGGGTGTCGAACTAAGTTCTATGGCTGAAGAACTTTTAAATGTTTGTAAATTGCCAATAGCAAGACCAAATTTGTACTTGGTAGATACTTGTGGTACTGGAGGGGATGGAGCTAATACATTTAATATTTCAACTGCAGTAGCATTTGTAGCTGCATCATGTGGAGTAAAAATTGCAAAACACGGAAATAAAAGTGCTAGTGGGAAAGTTGGCTCTGCTGATGTTTTGTCGAATCTTGGTTTGAATTTAAATTGTTCTTTAGAAAAAGTAATCAATGCCGTAAGTGAAATTGGAATAACTTTTTTGTTCGCACCTGTTTGGCATAAATCATTAATAAAACTTGCTCCATTAAGAAAGACCCTTGGAATAAGGACTATATTTAATCAGCTTGGCCCATTGGTAAATCCTTTAAGACCCAATGCGCAAGTTTTAGGTGTTGCTTCTGAGGATCTTTTAAAACCTATGGGAAGCGCGCTTTTAAATATGGGTATGAATAGAGCAATAGTAGTACATGGTTCCGGCGGCCTTGATGAAGCTTCTCTTCAAGGAGTAAATAAATTAGTGTTTGTTGAGAATGGTGAATTAAAGTTTTCAGAAATAAATATTACAGATTTCAACCATGAAAATATCGCTAACGATAAGCTAGTTGTTTCTGATCTTCAGTCTAGCGAGGAAATATTAAAGTCTGTTTTGAATGGTTCTGGACAAAAATCTCATATCGACGTTGTTGCCTTGAATGTTGCTTTAGTTCTTTGGGCAGCAGGAATTGAGGATGACTTAAATGAAGGATTTAATAAAGCTTTATTTTCGATTAATAAAGGAGATCCTTGGAAAAAGTTCTTACTCTTAAAAAATTATTTATCCGCAAATTAA
- the rlmB gene encoding 23S rRNA (guanosine(2251)-2'-O)-methyltransferase RlmB, which yields MKNSSNKFRGKNNKEYTRNSDFGNYSKNTNRSKKNDRFLNNSPNNTKVENLKKNNENNTFSSFKRRNLRFKSNSEFPNKSSDMHQKFNNDKNFDDWIWGKHSVYEALSGDRAINRIWCTSEIFSSDKFYILLKDLKSKGVLIEEVSWNRLSQMTYGASHQGIALQLACSKTISLEQLIDFSKHNCQKPILVALDGITDPHNVGAIIRSAEAFDCKGVIIPQRRSAGLTGTVAKVAAGALEHLHISRVVNLNRALEELKKNGFIVVGLSGDGQLSISNFQEKGPLVVVVGSEDKGISLLTQKKCDFILSISLKGKTSSLNASVAAAISLFHLTGK from the coding sequence ATGAAAAACTCCTCAAATAAATTCCGTGGAAAAAATAATAAAGAGTACACAAGAAATTCAGATTTTGGTAATTACTCAAAGAATACAAATCGTTCAAAAAAAAATGATAGATTTTTGAACAATTCCCCTAATAATACGAAAGTTGAAAATTTAAAAAAAAATAATGAAAATAATACTTTTTCGTCTTTTAAAAGAAGAAATTTAAGATTTAAATCTAATTCAGAATTTCCTAATAAAAGTTCTGATATGCATCAAAAGTTTAATAATGATAAAAATTTTGATGATTGGATTTGGGGTAAACATTCGGTTTATGAGGCTCTTAGTGGTGATAGAGCAATTAATAGGATTTGGTGTACTTCGGAAATTTTTTCTTCAGACAAATTCTATATTTTGCTTAAGGATCTTAAATCAAAAGGAGTTCTTATTGAAGAAGTTTCTTGGAACAGGCTTTCGCAAATGACATATGGAGCTTCACATCAAGGTATTGCATTGCAGTTAGCGTGCTCTAAAACAATATCCTTAGAGCAATTAATAGATTTTTCTAAACACAATTGTCAAAAGCCTATATTAGTCGCATTAGACGGTATAACTGATCCTCATAATGTTGGTGCGATTATTAGATCAGCAGAAGCATTTGATTGCAAGGGTGTAATTATTCCTCAGAGAAGGTCTGCAGGATTGACTGGAACAGTCGCCAAGGTAGCTGCAGGAGCCTTAGAACACCTTCACATTAGTAGAGTTGTCAACTTAAATAGAGCTCTTGAGGAACTTAAGAAAAATGGTTTTATTGTTGTTGGCTTATCTGGAGATGGTCAATTATCTATCTCAAATTTTCAAGAAAAAGGACCTTTGGTAGTTGTAGTTGGCTCTGAAGACAAAGGTATTTCTTTACTTACTCAGAAAAAATGCGATTTTATATTAAGTATTTCTCTTAAAGGTAAGACTTCAAGTTTAAATGCCTCTGTGGCGGCCGCAATATCATTATTTCACTTGACAGGTAAATAA
- the carA gene encoding glutamine-hydrolyzing carbamoyl-phosphate synthase small subunit — protein sequence MINPYKKNAKLVLSNGTVFPGFYFGFSGTAIGEVVFNTGMTGYQEVITDPSYYGQILTFTYPEIGNTGINFEDSESNINVKGIIVRNFSSNDSNWRSKKNFNQWLVEKNIVGLYGIDTRALVKILRSNGSMNGVITSEDKTVESCLKIISDTPNMKGLNLSKVVSTKEQYLWKSHTKTFFDLRKRYDESSKKLKIVAIDFGIKNSILNRLVSHGCEVLVMPSRSSMKDVLSKKPDGIFFSNGPGDPSSVSEGIDLAKSLIEYGEIPMFGICLGHQIFGLALGGSTYKLPFGHRGLNHPCGENNKIEITSQNHGFAIDPNSISKDIVKITHYNLNDNTVAGLEVYNKPIFSVQYHPEAGPGPHDSDYLFKKFVSLMLERC from the coding sequence ATGATTAATCCATATAAGAAAAACGCAAAATTAGTTTTAAGTAATGGAACTGTATTTCCTGGATTTTATTTTGGTTTTTCTGGTACAGCTATTGGTGAAGTAGTCTTTAATACAGGTATGACGGGGTATCAAGAAGTTATTACTGATCCAAGTTATTACGGACAGATATTAACATTCACATATCCAGAGATTGGAAATACTGGTATTAATTTTGAAGATTCAGAATCTAATATCAATGTTAAAGGTATAATTGTTAGAAATTTTTCATCTAATGACAGCAATTGGAGATCTAAAAAAAATTTCAACCAATGGTTAGTTGAAAAAAACATAGTTGGTCTTTATGGAATTGATACAAGAGCTCTTGTTAAAATCTTAAGATCTAATGGATCTATGAATGGGGTTATCACCTCTGAAGACAAAACTGTAGAAAGTTGTTTAAAGATAATTAGTGATACGCCGAATATGAAGGGATTAAATTTATCTAAGGTAGTTTCAACTAAGGAACAATATTTATGGAAAAGCCATACAAAAACATTTTTTGATTTAAGAAAAAGATATGATGAATCTTCTAAAAAATTAAAAATAGTAGCAATTGATTTTGGAATTAAAAATTCAATTTTAAATAGACTTGTATCTCATGGTTGTGAAGTCTTGGTGATGCCTTCTCGATCTTCTATGAAAGATGTTCTATCTAAGAAGCCTGATGGTATTTTTTTCTCAAATGGTCCAGGAGACCCTTCTTCTGTTTCTGAAGGAATAGATTTAGCAAAATCACTTATTGAATATGGTGAAATACCTATGTTTGGTATTTGCCTTGGTCATCAAATATTTGGCTTAGCATTAGGAGGTTCAACTTATAAATTGCCTTTTGGACATCGTGGATTAAATCACCCTTGTGGCGAAAATAATAAAATTGAGATAACTAGTCAGAATCATGGCTTTGCTATCGATCCTAATTCTATCTCAAAGGATATAGTAAAAATAACCCACTACAACCTTAACGATAATACTGTGGCTGGACTGGAAGTTTATAATAAGCCAATATTTAGTGTGCAATATCATCCAGAAGCTGGACCTGGCCCACATGATTCAGATTATTTATTTAAAAAATTTGTTTCTCTAATGTTAGAAAGATGTTGA
- a CDS encoding STAS domain-containing protein, producing the protein MEDFQKLTVSLRGNLEVKKNIIVFTFKGQLDAFSEKQFKTFVADNLKNELPFVIDLTKIDFLDSSGLGALVQTSKECKKSKLGFSVVGNSRVAQTIKLVRLGDFLNLKSSLEDALNYLKN; encoded by the coding sequence ATAGAAGATTTCCAGAAGCTAACGGTTTCTTTAAGAGGAAACCTTGAAGTTAAAAAAAACATTATTGTTTTTACTTTTAAAGGACAACTTGATGCTTTCTCTGAAAAACAATTTAAGACTTTTGTTGCTGATAACTTAAAAAATGAGCTTCCATTTGTTATTGATCTTACAAAAATAGATTTTTTAGACTCATCGGGACTTGGAGCTCTTGTTCAAACAAGTAAAGAATGCAAAAAGTCGAAACTTGGTTTTTCTGTCGTTGGCAATTCGAGAGTAGCTCAAACAATTAAACTTGTTCGTTTAGGTGATTTTCTTAACTTGAAGTCAAGCCTTGAAGATGCATTAAATTATTTGAAAAATTGA
- a CDS encoding DUF1816 domain-containing protein translates to MIRNFGNKLGLAWWAKIETDEPSNTYWFGPFITKRSLKENMSSFIKDLSDEGSKNIKHSLVRCKKEEPLTV, encoded by the coding sequence TTGATTAGAAATTTTGGAAACAAACTTGGTTTAGCCTGGTGGGCTAAAATTGAGACAGATGAACCTAGTAATACCTACTGGTTCGGCCCATTTATTACTAAACGTAGTTTAAAAGAAAATATGTCTTCTTTTATTAAAGATCTTTCTGATGAAGGGTCCAAAAATATTAAACACAGTCTAGTACGTTGCAAAAAAGAAGAACCTTTAACTGTTTGA